A window from Citrobacter amalonaticus encodes these proteins:
- the cls gene encoding cardiolipin synthase produces the protein MTTFYTVVSWLVILGYWVLIAGVTLRILMKRRAVPSAMAWLLIIYILPLVGIIAYLSFGELHLGKRRAERARAMWPSTAKWLNDLKACKHIFAEENSSVAASLFKLCERRQGIAGVKGNQLQLLTDSDDVMQALIRDIQLARHNIEMVFYIWQPGGMADQVAESLMAAARRGIHCRLMLDSAGSVAFFRSPWAAMMRNAGIEVVEALKVNLFRVFLRRMDLRQHRKMVMIDNYIAYTGSMNMVDPRFFKQDAGVGQWVDLMARMEGPVATAMGIVYSCDWEIETGKRILPPPPDVNIMPFEEASGHTIHTIASGPGFPEDLIHQALLTAAYSAREYLIMTTPYFVPSDDLLHAICTAAQRGVDVSIILPRKNDSLLVGWASRAFFTELLAAGVKIYQFEGGLLHTKSVLVDGELSLVGTVNLDMRSLWLNFEITLVIDDVGFGGDLAAVQDDYISRSRLLDANLWLKRPLWQRITERLFYFFSPLL, from the coding sequence ATGACAACCTTCTACACGGTGGTGAGTTGGCTGGTCATTCTGGGCTACTGGGTGCTCATTGCCGGTGTAACATTACGTATTTTAATGAAACGTCGCGCGGTTCCTTCTGCGATGGCCTGGCTGCTGATCATTTATATTCTGCCGTTGGTCGGAATTATTGCTTATTTATCCTTCGGGGAACTGCATCTGGGCAAGCGTCGGGCAGAACGCGCTCGCGCAATGTGGCCATCCACCGCAAAGTGGCTGAACGATCTTAAAGCCTGCAAACATATCTTTGCCGAAGAGAACAGCAGCGTCGCCGCTTCGCTGTTCAAACTCTGTGAGCGTCGCCAGGGCATCGCGGGGGTTAAAGGCAACCAACTCCAGTTGCTCACCGATTCTGACGATGTGATGCAGGCGCTGATCCGCGATATTCAGTTGGCACGACATAACATCGAAATGGTGTTCTATATCTGGCAACCTGGCGGTATGGCGGATCAGGTGGCGGAATCCCTGATGGCTGCCGCACGACGCGGGATCCATTGCCGACTCATGCTGGACTCTGCCGGTAGCGTCGCTTTCTTCCGCAGCCCCTGGGCGGCGATGATGCGCAACGCTGGTATCGAAGTGGTCGAAGCGCTGAAGGTTAACCTGTTCCGTGTGTTCCTGCGCCGCATGGACCTGCGTCAGCACCGCAAAATGGTGATGATTGATAACTATATTGCTTATACCGGTAGTATGAATATGGTGGATCCGCGCTTTTTCAAACAGGATGCGGGCGTCGGTCAGTGGGTGGATCTGATGGCGCGGATGGAAGGTCCGGTGGCAACCGCAATGGGCATCGTCTATTCCTGCGACTGGGAGATTGAAACCGGCAAACGCATTCTGCCTCCGCCGCCGGACGTCAACATAATGCCGTTCGAAGAGGCCAGCGGACACACAATTCATACCATCGCTTCCGGCCCAGGCTTTCCGGAAGATCTGATACACCAGGCGCTGCTGACGGCGGCTTACTCGGCGCGTGAGTATTTAATTATGACCACCCCCTACTTCGTGCCGAGCGACGATTTGCTGCATGCCATCTGTACAGCGGCGCAGCGCGGTGTGGACGTCAGTATTATTCTGCCACGCAAGAACGATTCACTCCTGGTTGGCTGGGCCAGCCGCGCCTTCTTTACCGAGCTGTTGGCGGCCGGGGTGAAAATTTATCAGTTCGAAGGCGGTCTGTTGCATACCAAGAGCGTACTGGTCGATGGTGAACTCAGTCTGGTCGGGACCGTGAATCTGGATATGCGCAGTCTGTGGCTGAATTTTGAGATCACGCTGGTGATTGATGACGTCGGATTCGGCGGCGATCTGGCGGCTGTGCAGGACGATTATATCTCCCGTTCTCGCCTGCTGGACGCGAATTTGTGGCTAAAACGCCCGCTCTGGCAGCGGATCACCGAGCGACTGTTTTACTTCTTCAGTCCGTTGCTGTAA
- a CDS encoding HI1450 family dsDNA-mimic protein, producing MDMDLNNRLTEDETLEQAYDIFLELAADNLDPADIILFNLQFEERGGAELFDPSEDWQDHVDYDLNPDFFAEVVIGLADSEDGEINDIFARVLLCREKNHKLCHILWRE from the coding sequence ATGGATATGGATCTGAACAATCGCCTGACTGAAGACGAAACGCTTGAGCAGGCTTACGATATTTTTCTCGAACTGGCGGCCGATAACCTCGACCCGGCGGACATTATTCTGTTCAACCTGCAGTTTGAGGAGCGCGGCGGCGCGGAGTTATTTGACCCGTCAGAAGACTGGCAGGATCACGTGGATTATGACCTGAACCCGGACTTCTTTGCCGAAGTGGTGATTGGTCTGGCAGACAGTGAAGACGGCGAGATCAACGATATTTTTGCCCGCGTGTTGCTGTGTCGCGAAAAAAATCACAAGCTCTGCCATATTCTCTGGCGCGAATAA
- a CDS encoding ion transporter, translating to MSFSLSSLRRQIYHRLFDLNTRSGRRGEGLCALFALLSVLVIFIESGLGTQYHLTLDEWHIFVWLELIITLVFTLEYLLRLVSWPNPAKYVFSFWGLIDLATILPLYVMWLWPEISLNYVFAWRAMRAIRILRILKLLRFMPSLRVFWRAIMSARHQLILFYSFIGILMIIFGTLMYLIEGPEYGFTTLNASVYWAIVTVTTVGYGDISPHTPLGRIVASVLILIGYSVIAIPTGLITTHMSMAFQKRNQQRQCPQCQQSQHEHSAKFCNHCGSKLPD from the coding sequence GTGTCGTTTTCCTTGTCATCGCTTCGCAGGCAGATTTATCACCGCTTGTTCGATCTGAACACCCGCTCAGGGCGACGGGGCGAGGGGTTATGTGCTCTGTTCGCGCTGTTGAGCGTGCTGGTTATTTTTATTGAATCGGGCCTTGGCACGCAATATCACCTGACGCTTGATGAGTGGCATATTTTTGTCTGGCTTGAACTCATCATCACGCTGGTCTTTACGCTGGAATATTTGCTGCGTTTAGTGAGCTGGCCGAATCCGGCGAAATATGTCTTCAGCTTCTGGGGCTTAATTGATTTAGCGACTATTCTGCCGTTGTATGTGATGTGGCTGTGGCCGGAAATCAGCCTCAATTACGTTTTTGCCTGGCGGGCTATGCGGGCCATTCGTATCCTGCGGATCCTTAAGCTGTTGCGTTTTATGCCTTCATTACGGGTATTCTGGCGGGCGATTATGAGTGCCCGGCATCAACTGATTCTGTTTTATTCGTTTATCGGCATTTTGATGATTATTTTCGGCACGCTGATGTATCTCATCGAAGGACCGGAATATGGATTCACCACGCTGAATGCGTCGGTCTACTGGGCGATTGTGACCGTCACGACGGTTGGGTATGGCGATATTTCGCCACATACGCCATTGGGGCGGATTGTAGCATCAGTCCTGATTTTGATTGGCTATTCAGTGATTGCCATTCCTACTGGGTTGATCACCACGCATATGAGCATGGCGTTTCAAAAGCGGAATCAACAGCGCCAATGCCCACAGTGCCAGCAGAGCCAGCATGAACATAGCGCGAAATTTTGTAACCACTGCGGCAGTAAATTGCCGGACTAA
- the oppF gene encoding murein tripeptide/oligopeptide ABC transporter ATP-binding protein OppF — protein MNAVDEKRKVLLEIADLKVHFDIKDGKQWFWQPSKTLKAVDGVTLRLYEGETLGVVGESGCGKSTFARAIIGLVKATDGRVAWLGKDLLGMNPDEWRDVRSDIQMIFQDPLASLNPRMTIGEIIAEPLRTYHPKLPRQEVRDRVKAMMMKVGLLPNLINRYPHEFSGGQCQRIGIARALILEPKLIICDEPVSALDVSIQAQVVNLLQQLQREMGLSLIFIAHDLAVVKHISDRVLVMYLGHAVELGTYDEVYHNPLHPYTKALMSAVPIPDPDLEKNKTIQLLEGELPSPINPPSGCVFRTRCPIAGPECAKTRPVLEGSFRHAVSCLKVDPL, from the coding sequence ATGAACGCTGTAGATGAAAAACGTAAAGTCCTCCTGGAAATCGCCGATCTGAAGGTGCATTTCGATATTAAAGATGGCAAGCAGTGGTTCTGGCAGCCCTCAAAAACGCTGAAGGCAGTCGATGGCGTGACGCTGCGGCTGTATGAAGGAGAGACGCTGGGGGTCGTTGGCGAATCCGGCTGCGGGAAGTCGACCTTTGCCCGGGCCATTATCGGGCTGGTAAAAGCGACCGATGGTCGGGTGGCATGGTTGGGTAAAGACCTGCTGGGGATGAACCCCGATGAATGGCGGGACGTTCGCAGTGATATTCAGATGATTTTCCAGGATCCGCTGGCATCGCTGAACCCTCGCATGACCATTGGTGAAATCATCGCTGAACCGCTGCGGACCTATCATCCGAAATTACCGCGTCAGGAAGTGCGCGATCGGGTGAAAGCGATGATGATGAAGGTGGGCTTACTGCCAAACCTGATTAACCGCTATCCGCATGAGTTTTCGGGCGGTCAGTGCCAGCGTATCGGGATTGCCCGGGCGTTGATTCTGGAGCCGAAGCTGATCATCTGCGATGAGCCGGTCTCCGCGTTGGACGTGTCAATTCAGGCGCAGGTCGTCAACCTCTTGCAGCAGCTTCAGCGGGAAATGGGGCTGTCGCTGATCTTCATCGCTCATGACCTGGCGGTCGTAAAACATATCTCTGATCGCGTGCTGGTGATGTATCTGGGTCATGCCGTGGAACTGGGGACCTATGACGAGGTCTATCACAACCCACTGCATCCCTACACTAAAGCGCTGATGTCGGCGGTACCGATTCCCGATCCCGATCTGGAAAAGAACAAGACGATTCAGCTACTGGAAGGGGAATTGCCGTCACCGATTAACCCGCCGTCAGGCTGTGTATTCCGTACCCGTTGTCCGATAGCCGGCCCGGAATGTGCGAAAACGCGTCCGGTACTGGAAGGCAGTTTCCGGCATGCGGTTTCCTGCCTTAAAGTAGACCCGCTATAA
- the oppD gene encoding murein tripeptide/oligopeptide ABC transporter ATP-binding protein OppD: MSVIETAGVPFAQQRANALLDVKDLRVSFSTPDGDVTAVNDLNFTLRAGETLGIVGESGSGKSQTAFALMGLLAANGRIGGSATFSGREILNLPEYELNKLRAEQISMIFQDPMTSLNPYMRVGEQLMEVLMLHKSMSKAEAFEESVRMLDAVKMPEARKRMKMFPHEFSGGMRQRVMIAMALLCRPKLLIADEPTTALDVTVQAQIMTLLNELKREFNTAIIMITHDLGVVAGICDKVLVMYAGRTMEYGNARDVFYQPVHPYSIGLLNAVPRLDGEGDEMLTIPGNPPNLLRLPKGCPFQPRCPHAMEICSTTPPLEEFSPGRLRACFKPVEDLA; encoded by the coding sequence ATGAGCGTAATTGAAACTGCAGGCGTGCCGTTCGCGCAGCAAAGGGCTAACGCACTGCTGGACGTAAAAGATCTTCGTGTGTCGTTCAGTACCCCGGACGGTGATGTCACCGCGGTGAATGATTTGAACTTTACGCTGCGCGCCGGAGAAACCCTCGGCATCGTCGGTGAGTCTGGTTCAGGTAAATCACAGACCGCGTTTGCGTTGATGGGGCTGCTGGCCGCGAATGGCCGGATAGGCGGTTCGGCGACGTTTAGCGGCCGCGAGATCCTCAATCTGCCGGAGTACGAACTGAATAAGCTGCGCGCCGAGCAAATCTCGATGATTTTTCAGGACCCGATGACCTCGCTGAATCCCTACATGCGTGTCGGGGAGCAACTGATGGAAGTGCTGATGCTGCATAAAAGCATGAGCAAAGCGGAGGCGTTTGAAGAGTCGGTCAGAATGCTGGATGCGGTCAAAATGCCGGAAGCGCGTAAGCGGATGAAAATGTTCCCGCATGAATTTTCTGGCGGTATGCGTCAGCGCGTGATGATCGCAATGGCGCTGCTGTGCCGGCCGAAGTTACTGATTGCCGACGAACCGACGACCGCCCTGGATGTTACCGTGCAGGCGCAAATCATGACGCTTCTCAATGAACTGAAGCGTGAATTCAACACCGCCATCATCATGATTACCCACGATCTTGGGGTGGTGGCCGGGATCTGCGACAAAGTGCTGGTGATGTATGCCGGTCGGACGATGGAATACGGTAATGCCCGCGATGTCTTTTATCAGCCCGTTCATCCTTATTCGATAGGTCTTCTCAATGCGGTGCCGCGTCTGGATGGCGAAGGTGACGAGATGCTGACGATTCCGGGGAACCCGCCCAACTTACTGCGTCTGCCGAAAGGCTGTCCGTTCCAGCCGCGCTGTCCGCATGCGATGGAGATTTGTAGCACCACTCCGCCGCTGGAGGAGTTCAGTCCAGGTCGCCTGCGTGCCTGCTTTAAACCGGTGGAGGATCTGGCATGA
- the oppC gene encoding oligopeptide ABC transporter permease OppC — MMLGKKNSEALENFSEKLEVEGRSLWQDARRRFMHNRAAVASLIVLVMIALFVTLAPMLSQFTYFDTDWGMMSSAPDSESGHYFGTDSSGRDLLVRVAIGGRISLMVGIAAALVAVVVGTLYGSLSGYLGGKIDSVMMRLLEILNSFPFMFFVILLVTFFGQNILLIFVAIGMVSWLDMARIVRGQTLSLKRKEFIEAAQVGGVSTGNIVLRHIVPNVLGVVVVYASLLVPSMILFESFLSFLGLGTQEPLSSWGALLSDGANSMEVSPWLLLFPAAFLVVTLFCFNFIGDGLRDALDPKDR, encoded by the coding sequence ATGATGTTAGGTAAGAAAAACAGCGAAGCGCTGGAGAATTTCAGTGAGAAGCTGGAGGTCGAGGGGCGCAGCCTGTGGCAGGATGCTCGCCGTCGTTTTATGCATAACCGCGCTGCGGTTGCCAGTCTGATCGTGTTGGTGATGATTGCGCTGTTCGTGACGCTGGCACCGATGCTGTCGCAGTTCACCTACTTCGATACCGACTGGGGCATGATGTCCAGCGCGCCGGATAGCGAGTCTGGTCACTATTTTGGTACCGACTCCTCTGGACGCGACCTGCTGGTGCGCGTGGCGATTGGCGGGCGGATCTCGCTGATGGTCGGCATCGCGGCCGCGCTCGTTGCGGTGGTCGTGGGGACGCTGTACGGCTCGCTTTCAGGCTATCTGGGCGGCAAAATCGACTCGGTGATGATGCGCCTGCTGGAAATCCTCAACTCCTTCCCGTTTATGTTCTTCGTTATCCTGCTGGTCACCTTCTTCGGGCAAAATATTCTGCTGATTTTTGTGGCGATCGGGATGGTTTCCTGGCTGGATATGGCGCGTATTGTGCGCGGGCAAACCCTGAGCCTGAAGCGGAAAGAATTTATTGAAGCCGCGCAGGTGGGCGGCGTGTCGACCGGTAACATCGTCCTGCGTCATATTGTGCCTAACGTGCTGGGCGTGGTGGTGGTGTACGCCTCCTTGCTGGTGCCAAGCATGATCCTGTTCGAATCGTTCCTCAGCTTCCTGGGGCTGGGGACGCAGGAGCCGCTGAGCAGTTGGGGCGCGTTGCTGAGCGATGGCGCCAACTCGATGGAAGTGTCGCCGTGGCTACTGCTGTTCCCGGCCGCTTTTCTGGTGGTGACGTTGTTCTGTTTTAACTTTATTGGCGATGGCTTGCGTGATGCCCTCGACCCGAAAGACCGTTAA
- the oppB gene encoding oligopeptide ABC transporter permease OppB yields MLKFILRRCLEAIPTLFILITISFFMMRLAPGSPFTGERALPAEVLANIEAKYHLNDPIMTQYFSYLKQLAHGDFGPSFKYKDYTVNDLVASSFPVSAKLGLAAFFLAVILGVSAGVIAALKQNTRWDYAVMGVAMTGVVIPSFVVAPLLVMIFAITLKWLPGGGWNGGALKFMILPMVALSLAYIASIARITRGSMIEVLHSNFIRTARAKGLPMRRIIFRHALKPALLPVLSYMGPAFVGIITGSMVIETIYGLPGIGQLFVNGALNRDYSLVLSLTILVGTLTIVFNAIVDVLYAVIDPKIRY; encoded by the coding sequence ATGTTGAAATTTATTCTACGCCGCTGTCTGGAAGCAATTCCGACGCTGTTTATTCTTATTACCATTTCGTTCTTTATGATGCGTCTTGCGCCGGGAAGTCCCTTCACCGGTGAACGCGCGCTGCCGGCAGAAGTTCTGGCAAACATTGAAGCGAAATACCATCTTAACGACCCTATCATGACCCAGTATTTCAGCTATCTGAAGCAACTGGCGCACGGTGATTTCGGTCCTTCCTTTAAATACAAAGATTATACGGTTAACGACCTGGTCGCTTCGAGTTTTCCGGTATCGGCGAAACTGGGTCTTGCCGCCTTTTTTCTGGCCGTGATCCTCGGGGTGAGCGCTGGCGTAATTGCCGCGTTGAAGCAAAACACGCGATGGGACTATGCGGTCATGGGGGTGGCGATGACCGGGGTGGTAATACCGAGCTTTGTGGTCGCGCCTCTGCTGGTCATGATATTTGCGATCACCCTCAAATGGCTGCCGGGTGGCGGCTGGAATGGCGGGGCGCTGAAATTTATGATCCTGCCGATGGTGGCGTTATCACTGGCCTATATTGCCAGTATTGCGCGTATCACCCGTGGCTCAATGATTGAAGTGCTGCACTCAAACTTCATTCGCACCGCGCGAGCGAAAGGGCTGCCGATGCGCCGTATTATTTTCCGCCATGCGTTGAAACCGGCGTTACTCCCGGTGCTCTCCTATATGGGACCGGCATTTGTCGGGATTATCACAGGTTCAATGGTCATTGAGACAATCTATGGTTTGCCGGGGATTGGTCAGCTGTTTGTTAACGGCGCGCTGAACCGCGATTACTCGCTGGTTCTCAGTCTGACGATCCTCGTGGGGACATTGACCATTGTCTTTAATGCGATTGTTGACGTGCTCTATGCCGTCATCGACCCGAAAATTCGATACTGA
- the oppA gene encoding oligopeptide ABC transporter substrate-binding protein OppA, translated as MTNTKKSLVAAGILTALIAGNVATAAVVPAGVQLAEKQTLVRNNGSEVQSLDPHKIEGVPESNISRDLFEGLIISDVDGKPSPGVAEKWENKDFKVWTFHLRKDAKWSDGSPVTAHDFVYSWQRLANPNTASPYASYLQYGHIVNIDDIVAGKKPPTDLGVKAIDDNTFEVTLSEPVPYFYKLLVHSSVSPVPKAAVEKYGEKWTQPANIITNGAYKLKDWVVNEHIVLERNPNYWDNAKTVINQVTYLPIASEVTDVNRYRSGEIDMTYNNMPIELFQKLKKEIPNEVHVDPYLCTYYYEINNQKAPFTDVRVRTALKLALDRDIIVNKVKNQGDLPAYSFTPPYTDGAKLAEPEWFGWTQEKRNEEAKKLLAEAGYTADKPLTFNLLYNTSDLHKKLAIAAASIWKKNLGVNVKLENQEWKTFLDTRHQGNYDVSRAAWCADYNEPTSFLNMVLSDSSNNTTHYKSPAFDKILADALKATNEEQRTELYGKAEQQLDKDSAIVPVFYYVNARLVKPWVGGYTGKDPMDNIHVKDLYIIKH; from the coding sequence ATGACCAACACGAAGAAAAGTTTAGTGGCGGCAGGAATTTTAACTGCGCTCATCGCCGGAAATGTCGCGACAGCTGCCGTCGTCCCCGCAGGTGTGCAACTGGCGGAAAAGCAGACGCTGGTGCGAAATAATGGTTCGGAAGTTCAGTCTCTCGATCCGCATAAAATCGAAGGGGTGCCGGAATCCAATATCAGCCGCGATCTGTTTGAAGGTTTAATCATCAGTGACGTCGACGGTAAACCGTCTCCGGGCGTGGCTGAGAAATGGGAAAATAAAGATTTTAAAGTCTGGACATTCCATCTGCGCAAAGACGCAAAATGGTCTGATGGCTCACCGGTGACGGCTCACGATTTTGTTTACAGTTGGCAGCGTCTGGCGAATCCGAATACCGCATCCCCGTACGCCAGTTATCTGCAGTATGGTCATATCGTCAATATTGATGACATCGTTGCCGGCAAGAAACCGCCAACCGATCTTGGCGTTAAAGCCATTGATGATAATACCTTTGAAGTGACCCTCAGCGAGCCTGTACCTTATTTCTACAAACTGCTGGTGCACTCATCCGTTTCCCCGGTTCCTAAAGCCGCCGTTGAAAAATACGGTGAGAAGTGGACTCAGCCAGCCAATATTATCACCAACGGTGCGTATAAGCTGAAAGACTGGGTGGTTAACGAGCATATCGTGCTCGAGCGCAATCCTAATTACTGGGACAACGCCAAAACGGTCATTAATCAGGTGACGTACCTGCCGATCGCATCAGAGGTGACAGACGTTAACCGTTACCGCAGCGGTGAAATCGACATGACCTATAACAACATGCCGATTGAACTGTTCCAGAAACTGAAAAAAGAGATCCCGAACGAAGTTCACGTTGACCCGTATCTGTGCACCTACTATTACGAAATCAATAACCAGAAAGCACCGTTTACGGATGTCCGCGTGCGTACCGCGCTTAAGCTGGCGCTGGACCGCGATATTATCGTTAATAAAGTGAAAAACCAGGGCGACCTGCCGGCATACAGCTTCACGCCTCCGTATACTGACGGCGCAAAACTGGCTGAACCAGAATGGTTTGGCTGGACGCAGGAAAAACGTAACGAAGAAGCGAAAAAATTACTGGCCGAAGCCGGATATACCGCTGATAAACCGTTGACCTTCAACCTGCTGTATAACACGTCCGATCTGCACAAGAAACTGGCTATCGCCGCGGCGTCCATCTGGAAGAAAAACTTAGGTGTGAACGTCAAGCTGGAAAACCAGGAATGGAAAACCTTCCTCGATACGCGTCATCAGGGCAACTATGATGTTTCTCGTGCGGCCTGGTGTGCGGATTACAACGAACCGACTTCCTTCCTGAACATGGTGTTGTCTGACAGCTCAAACAACACGACGCATTATAAGAGCCCGGCGTTTGACAAGATCCTTGCCGATGCGCTGAAAGCAACGAATGAAGAGCAGCGTACTGAGCTTTACGGCAAAGCCGAGCAGCAGCTTGATAAAGATTCTGCGATTGTGCCGGTGTTCTACTACGTCAACGCCCGTCTGGTGAAACCGTGGGTGGGTGGTTATACCGGTAAAGACCCGATGGATAATATCCACGTCAAAGATTTGTATATTATCAAGCATTAA
- the ychE gene encoding NAAT family transporter YchE, with protein sequence MIQTLFDFPVYFKFFIGLFALVNPVGIIPVFISMTSYQTAAARNKTNLTANLSVAIILWTSLFLGDGILQLFGISIDSFRIAGGILVVTIAMSMISGKLGEDKQNKQEKSETAIRESVGVVPLALPLMAGPGAISSTIVWGTRYHSVMYLLGFFVAIALFALCCWGLFRMAPWLVRVLGQTGINVITRIMGLLLMALGIEFIVTGIKAIFPGLLS encoded by the coding sequence GTGATCCAAACGCTGTTTGATTTTCCTGTTTATTTTAAATTTTTCATCGGGTTGTTCGCGTTAGTGAACCCGGTTGGGATTATTCCTGTCTTCATCAGTATGACCAGCTACCAGACAGCGGCGGCGCGCAACAAAACGAACCTCACTGCTAACCTGTCCGTTGCGATCATTCTGTGGACCTCGCTATTCCTCGGCGACGGCATTCTGCAACTGTTCGGTATCTCAATTGATTCGTTTCGTATCGCCGGCGGGATCCTTGTGGTCACCATTGCGATGTCGATGATTAGCGGCAAACTGGGCGAGGATAAGCAGAACAAGCAGGAAAAATCAGAAACGGCGATCCGTGAAAGTGTAGGTGTGGTTCCCCTGGCGCTGCCGCTGATGGCAGGCCCCGGCGCGATCAGTTCAACCATTGTGTGGGGAACGCGTTATCACAGTGTGATGTACCTGCTTGGCTTCTTTGTGGCGATTGCGCTTTTTGCCCTGTGCTGTTGGGGACTTTTCCGCATGGCACCGTGGTTGGTGCGTGTTCTGGGCCAAACGGGTATTAACGTGATTACCCGAATTATGGGGCTACTCTTAATGGCGCTGGGCATCGAGTTTATTGTCACCGGTATTAAGGCCATATTTCCAGGGCTTTTAAGCTAA